A section of the bacterium genome encodes:
- a CDS encoding adenylate/guanylate cyclase domain-containing protein — protein sequence MKKLIIGGVFGIISGSIIFFLFSRSFIILTDIPLFRDIEWASLNFRFISTKEKRKSVIEDVVVIDIDNDTLRSLGRWQNWPRRYYAEVIDYVKKDGVKAVGFDIFFPEHSNPEDDNILVETTKRAGNVIHSFFFPETSETKEEYNLDLMKKFSFPLPKGPFQKNKAITPPIMEIQKTAEGIGYDNKYSDEDGNTRLIPLLAKYNDRLYLSFSLATICSVLNVQPDQIKLKGNYLLLSDKKKIPVEEGAKMWIRYLGEARTFRFVSFHNVLKKRIAEGYFKNKIAIIGGSAEGLFDIMSNPFSSVYPGVETQATIIHNILNNNFMIQTSIKTNMLIVLLLGIIIGLFSSILSLKKGILVMAGLLFGYLTTSIILFKNGLIIPMVSPSFSMGFTFLSVWLWRFQTEEKEKKRVRGMFSRYVSKEVVEQLVSNPDAFSIGGKRVEISVLFSDICGFTTLSEKLQAEEIVSLLNEYFTAMNQVIFKHKGTLDKYIGDAIMVFYGAPLYPEEHAKRAVLTALEMIRELNRLKKEWKARGKEELDIGIGINTGEAVVGNIGSDIQTNYTVIGDEVNLASRLEGMTRKYNSQIIISKATYEQIKDEILSREVDIIVVKGKSRPVMIYEPIGLIADVSDSKKKELEIFINGLSFYKERKWKEASDVFSTIMNDGIARMYFMRCQDYSLNPPPDDWDGVYVYKTK from the coding sequence ATGAAAAAGCTTATAATTGGTGGGGTATTTGGGATTATAAGTGGCAGTATAATCTTTTTTCTCTTTTCGCGTTCCTTTATTATTCTCACAGATATTCCTCTGTTTCGTGATATTGAGTGGGCATCTTTGAATTTTCGCTTTATATCTACAAAGGAAAAAAGAAAATCTGTTATAGAGGATGTTGTGGTTATTGATATAGACAATGATACCCTTCGTTCTCTTGGAAGATGGCAAAATTGGCCAAGAAGATATTATGCAGAGGTAATAGATTATGTGAAAAAGGATGGAGTAAAGGCTGTTGGCTTTGATATATTTTTTCCCGAACATTCAAACCCAGAGGATGATAATATCCTTGTTGAGACAACCAAAAGGGCAGGAAATGTTATCCATTCCTTCTTCTTTCCCGAAACCTCTGAGACAAAAGAAGAATATAATTTGGATCTTATGAAGAAATTTAGCTTTCCCCTTCCAAAAGGGCCATTTCAAAAAAATAAAGCTATTACACCACCAATAATGGAAATCCAGAAAACAGCAGAAGGTATTGGATATGATAATAAATACTCAGACGAGGATGGGAATACAAGGCTAATTCCCCTTCTAGCAAAATATAATGATAGGCTTTATCTTTCCTTTTCCCTTGCTACTATTTGTAGTGTTTTGAATGTTCAACCTGACCAAATAAAACTTAAAGGTAATTATCTCCTCCTTTCAGATAAAAAGAAAATACCGGTTGAGGAAGGAGCAAAAATGTGGATTAGGTACTTAGGAGAAGCGAGGACATTTAGATTTGTTTCATTCCATAATGTTTTAAAAAAAAGGATAGCAGAGGGATACTTTAAGAATAAAATTGCTATTATTGGTGGAAGCGCAGAAGGCTTATTTGATATTATGTCAAACCCATTTTCTTCTGTATATCCTGGGGTTGAAACACAAGCTACAATTATCCACAATATCCTAAACAATAACTTTATGATACAAACATCTATAAAAACTAATATGCTCATTGTTTTGTTATTGGGCATAATTATAGGGCTTTTCTCCTCCATTCTTTCTTTGAAAAAAGGGATTTTGGTAATGGCTGGTCTATTGTTTGGATACCTTACAACATCTATTATCCTTTTTAAAAATGGGCTAATAATTCCAATGGTCTCTCCTTCCTTCTCAATGGGTTTTACCTTCCTCTCTGTCTGGCTTTGGAGGTTTCAGACAGAGGAGAAGGAGAAAAAGAGGGTAAGGGGGATGTTTTCAAGGTATGTAAGCAAGGAGGTTGTTGAGCAGCTTGTCTCTAATCCCGATGCATTTTCTATTGGTGGAAAAAGGGTGGAGATTTCTGTTTTATTTTCTGATATCTGCGGATTTACAACACTTTCAGAGAAGCTGCAAGCTGAAGAGATTGTTTCTTTATTAAACGAATATTTTACAGCAATGAATCAGGTTATCTTTAAACACAAGGGAACACTTGACAAGTATATTGGCGATGCTATTATGGTCTTTTACGGGGCGCCCCTTTATCCAGAAGAGCATGCAAAGCGGGCGGTTTTAACTGCACTAGAGATGATAAGGGAGTTAAATCGACTAAAGAAAGAATGGAAGGCAAGGGGAAAAGAGGAGCTAGATATTGGAATAGGAATAAATACAGGCGAGGCTGTTGTTGGAAATATTGGCTCTGACATTCAAACAAATTATACAGTTATAGGCGATGAGGTTAATCTTGCCTCACGGCTTGAAGGAATGACAAGGAAATATAACTCACAGATAATTATAAGCAAGGCAACATATGAGCAAATAAAGGATGAAATTTTGAGTCGGGAGGTGGATATTATTGTTGTAAAGGGGAAAAGCCGTCCTGTTATGATATATGAACCCATTGGGCTTATAGCTGATGTTTCTGATAGTAAGAAAAAAGAGCTTGAGATTTTTATAAATGGTCTTTCGTTTTATAAAGAAAGAAAATGGAAAGAAGCATCAGATGTATTTTCTACAATTATGAACGATGGTATTGCAAGGATGTATTTTATGAGATGTCAAGATTATTCTCTTAATCCACCACCAGATGATTGGGATGGTGTGTATGTGTATAAGACGAAATAA
- a CDS encoding argininosuccinate synthase, whose amino-acid sequence MHIKMKIVLAYSGGLDTSVILHWLKETYRAEVIAVCVDIGQNEELSGLKERAIKLGAKRVYIEDLKEEFVVNYIFPALKAGACYEEKYLLGTSLARPLIAKKIMEIARRENADCVCHGATGKGNDQVRFELTFRAISPSIKIIAPWREWDIKSREDEIEYAKRYNIDIPVSKEKPYSTDRNLWHISYEGGILEDLSNPPDENMFILTKSPQESKNEPTIVEVGFEKGIPTKIDEESYSPVEIIERLNIIGGENGIGRVDIVENRLVGIKSRGIYETPGGTILHIAHSELESIILDRETQHYKELLAKKYAELVYYGLWFTPLREAIDGFVDKTQENITGSITMRLYKGVVSILKRKSPYSLYKKDLVTFGEGIPYNHKDAEGFIKLFGFQYEGMLKENS is encoded by the coding sequence ATACATATTAAAATGAAGATTGTTCTTGCATATTCTGGTGGATTGGATACCTCTGTTATCCTTCATTGGCTAAAAGAAACTTACAGGGCAGAGGTCATTGCTGTTTGCGTTGATATTGGACAGAATGAGGAGCTTTCTGGTTTAAAGGAAAGGGCAATTAAATTAGGTGCAAAGAGGGTTTATATTGAGGATTTAAAAGAAGAATTTGTTGTTAATTATATCTTTCCTGCTTTAAAGGCAGGTGCTTGCTATGAAGAAAAATACCTTTTGGGAACCTCTTTGGCAAGACCCCTTATTGCAAAGAAGATAATGGAGATTGCAAGAAGAGAAAATGCAGATTGTGTCTGTCATGGTGCAACAGGAAAAGGAAATGACCAGGTTCGTTTTGAGCTTACATTCAGGGCAATTTCTCCCTCTATAAAGATAATTGCTCCCTGGAGGGAATGGGATATAAAGTCTAGAGAAGATGAAATTGAATATGCAAAGAGATATAATATTGACATCCCTGTTTCCAAAGAGAAGCCATATTCTACTGACAGAAATCTATGGCACATAAGCTATGAGGGAGGAATATTAGAGGATTTATCAAATCCACCCGATGAAAATATGTTCATCCTTACAAAATCTCCTCAAGAATCAAAAAATGAGCCAACAATTGTAGAGGTAGGGTTTGAAAAAGGCATTCCAACAAAGATAGATGAAGAATCCTATAGCCCTGTTGAAATAATAGAAAGGCTAAATATAATTGGTGGAGAGAATGGGATAGGAAGGGTAGACATTGTTGAAAATAGGCTTGTTGGGATAAAGTCAAGGGGGATATATGAGACACCAGGTGGGACAATCTTACACATTGCCCATTCTGAGCTTGAATCTATAATCCTTGATAGGGAGACACAGCATTACAAGGAGCTCTTGGCAAAGAAATATGCAGAGCTTGTCTATTATGGCTTATGGTTCACGCCATTAAGAGAAGCAATAGATGGATTTGTAGATAAAACCCAAGAAAACATAACAGGCTCTATAACAATGAGGCTTTATAAAGGGGTTGTCTCAATTTTGAAAAGAAAATCGCCATATAGCCTATACAAAAAAGACCTGGTAACATTTGGAGAAGGTATTCCTTACAACCATAAAGATGCAGAAGGTTTTATCAAGCTGTTTGGCTTTCAATATGAAGGAATGTTAAAGGAAAATTCGTAA